The DNA region ATGGGTGAGGGGATGGGTCAGGGCCAGACGATAGGACCAGAGGGCGGCGGTGCAATGGGGGTCCTTGCTGCCGTAGCGGATGTCGCCCAGCAGGGGCAGACCCCGGGAGGAAAACTGCACCCGTATCTGGTGGGTACGACCGGTGTGGAGGCGGATGCGGACCAGTGACAAGTCCTCCGTTTCGGCTAAGACCCGGTAGGAGAGCTTCGCTTCCCGGACACCCTTGCGCATCCGCTTTACCACATAGCTTTTATTTTTGGCGGCGTCCCGGAACAGCAGATCCGTCAGCTCTCCCCGGGGGGCATCCGGATGCCCCCGGAGAACGGCCAGGTATTCCTTTTCCACCCGGTGCTCCGCCACGGCGGCGATGAGCTTACCGGTGGCGGCCTTGCTGCG from Vescimonas fastidiosa includes:
- a CDS encoding RluA family pseudouridine synthase yields the protein MPHNDLTVLYEDRSLVLCVKPVGVLSEDSDSAASMPALLRAHYRSLHQPDYIATVHRLDKITGGLMLFSRSKAATGKLIAAVAEHRVEKEYLAVLRGHPDAPRGELTDLLFRDAAKNKSYVVKRMRKGVREAKLSYRVLAETEDLSLVRIRLHTGRTHQIRVQFSSRGLPLLGDIRYGSKDPHCTAALWSYRLALTHPLTHKEIDITQPPPHQYPWTLFTAPELEN